The Porites lutea chromosome 4, jaPorLute2.1, whole genome shotgun sequence genome contains a region encoding:
- the LOC140934084 gene encoding prolactin-releasing peptide receptor-like: protein MNSTLSNSSNVTNGSLARAIFPSVASTIETSSNPVLRWALLLAYSVICLSGVCGNLMVILASRKPGMVTVSNILIANLAVADFTVCLVNIPTVATYGFLVYWPFGAFLCKLISFLQGLTLSASVGTLAAIAGERYWHIVLYTRRKLTIREAYKAVAVIWATSIFMPLPLAVFSNATKFKQGEKEFAVCIEEWPSVKSRQTYTVLVFLLLYLLPLLIIAGLYARVGRFLRRLPTAQQVTNQAQTKAIRMLSTVVFLFAICWLPYHIVLMYTEWSYSELSQALTSVILLAQWLVFANSTFNPFVYAVLNENYRGKFKMLLHLRGRNRRRNNVIIRVQTIRNETHIR from the exons TCTTCGAATCCAGTCTTGAGATGGGCACTCCTGCTAGCTTACAGCGTTATCTGCCTCAGTGGTGTTTGCGGTAACCTCATGGTTATCCTTGCCAGCCGTAAACCAGGAATGGTCACCGTAAGTAACATCTTAATAGCAAACTTGGCGGTTGCAGACTTTACAGTTTGTCTTGTCAATATTCCCACTGTAGCTACTTACGGTTTTTTGGTCTACTGGCCTTTTGGCGCCTTTCTTTGCAAGCTAATATCCTTTCTTCAAGGCCTGACTCTCTCTGCCTCAGTCGGAACGCTAGCGGCCATTGCCGGAGAACGATACTGGCACATTGTCTTGTACACAAGACGTAAGCTCACTATCCGTGAAGCGTACAAAGCCGTCGCAGTTATTTGGGCGACTTCTATTTTCATGCCTCTTCCACTGGCTGTGTTCAGTAATGCCACAAAGTTCAAGCAAGGAGAGAAAGAATTTGCGGTCTGCATCGAGGAATGGCCAAGTGTCAAGTCGAGACAAACATATACCGTGCTAGTGTTTTTGCTGTTGTATCTCCTTCCCCTGCTTATTATTGCTGGCTTGTATGCAAGGGTTGGTCGATTCCTCAGAAGGTTGCCCACCGCACAACAAG TGACGAATCAAGCCCAGACGAAAGCCATCAGAATGCTTTCAACCgtggtttttctttttgccatCTGTTGGTTACCATATCACATTGTCCTCATGTACACTGAATGGAGTTATTCGGAACTAAGCCAAGCCCTCACCTCGGTCATTCTTTTGGCTCAGTGGTTGGTTTTCGCAAACAGCACCTTCAATCCATTTGTGTACGCGGTTCTTAACGAGAACTACAGGGGTAAGTTTAAGATGCTGCTTCACTTACGCGGGAGAAACAGGAGAAGAAACAACGTGATAATTCGTGTTCAAACGATCAGGAATGAGACTCATATAAGGTGA